The following proteins are co-located in the Spinactinospora alkalitolerans genome:
- a CDS encoding ATP-binding protein produces MPALTPVPPLPETTIPLDLVIPSGYEHYFDRGSDRRYYTRRAFEFRGEPVFLPLVHAFLDTCAATRDEEYRYLFDLLGTELATNAIKHSCSGLPGRTYTLKVDRSAEGLTLTCRDGGALDARRDGPGERSHLAAARFGERLTAEAGRGLALVDSIATAWGDNGHPSFRQVWFHLAYDLNGSSWPAA; encoded by the coding sequence ATGCCCGCGCTCACCCCCGTCCCTCCGCTGCCCGAGACGACGATCCCGCTGGACCTGGTCATCCCCAGCGGCTACGAGCACTACTTCGACCGCGGCTCCGACCGCCGCTACTACACCCGCCGGGCCTTCGAGTTCCGCGGCGAGCCGGTGTTCCTGCCGCTGGTGCACGCCTTCCTCGACACCTGCGCGGCAACGCGCGACGAGGAGTACCGCTACCTGTTCGACCTGCTCGGCACCGAGCTGGCCACCAACGCCATCAAGCACTCCTGCTCCGGCCTGCCCGGCCGGACCTACACGCTGAAGGTGGACCGCTCGGCCGAAGGGCTCACCCTCACCTGCCGCGACGGCGGGGCCCTCGACGCGCGGCGCGACGGTCCCGGCGAACGCAGCCACCTGGCCGCCGCGCGGTTCGGCGAGCGCCTCACCGCCGAGGCGGGCCGGGGCCTGGCCCTGGTGGACAGCATCGCCACCGCCTGGGGCGACAACGGCCACCCCAGCTTCCGCCAGGTGTGGTTCCACCTCGCCTACGACCTGAACGGCAGCTCCTGGCCCGCCGCGTGA
- a CDS encoding P1 family peptidase, whose product MSALPSGHVPVPGPTNDLTDVTGVRVGHRTAVGAGRLTGTTVVLAPPGGAVGGVDVRGGGPGTRETDLLDPRNAVERVNAVLLGGGSAFGLAAADGVMERLLAAGEGVRVGPGDAVIVPIVPGAVVFDLGRGGDPRARPTADFGSAAYDDAGTGPVRQGCVGAGTGALVGRIKGAVGSASAVLADGGTVAALAVVNAAGSAFDPDTGELYAARFALPGEFPGLGRPDPAEAAAFAARPAGPETTLHTTIGVVATDAALTKAQCAKAAGIAHDGLARAVRPVHTMLDGDTVFTLATGRRPAPDQQGFHDLLAAAGDCFTRAVAHAVLAATSVRTPAGAWPGYRDAFPSAFTSER is encoded by the coding sequence ATGAGCGCGCTGCCCTCGGGCCACGTGCCCGTGCCCGGACCGACCAACGACCTCACCGACGTCACCGGAGTGCGGGTCGGCCACCGCACCGCGGTCGGCGCGGGCCGGCTGACCGGGACCACCGTGGTGCTGGCCCCGCCCGGCGGGGCCGTCGGCGGGGTCGACGTGCGCGGCGGCGGCCCCGGCACCCGCGAGACCGACCTGCTGGACCCCCGCAACGCGGTCGAACGCGTCAACGCGGTGCTGCTGGGCGGCGGCAGCGCGTTCGGTCTCGCCGCCGCCGACGGGGTGATGGAGCGACTGCTGGCGGCCGGAGAGGGCGTGCGGGTCGGCCCCGGCGACGCGGTCATCGTGCCGATCGTGCCCGGCGCGGTCGTGTTCGACCTGGGGCGGGGCGGCGACCCCCGGGCCAGGCCCACCGCCGACTTCGGCTCGGCGGCCTACGACGACGCCGGGACCGGGCCCGTGCGGCAGGGCTGCGTGGGGGCCGGGACCGGGGCGCTGGTCGGCCGGATCAAGGGCGCGGTCGGCTCGGCCAGCGCGGTCCTCGCCGACGGCGGCACGGTCGCGGCCCTGGCCGTGGTCAACGCGGCCGGCTCCGCGTTCGACCCCGACACCGGGGAGCTCTACGCCGCCCGGTTCGCGCTGCCCGGCGAGTTCCCCGGCCTGGGTCGGCCCGACCCCGCCGAGGCCGCCGCGTTCGCCGCCCGCCCGGCCGGCCCCGAGACCACCCTGCACACCACGATCGGCGTGGTGGCCACCGACGCGGCGCTGACCAAGGCCCAGTGCGCCAAGGCCGCCGGGATCGCCCACGACGGCCTGGCCCGCGCGGTCCGCCCCGTGCACACCATGCTCGACGGCGACACCGTCTTCACCCTGGCCACCGGGCGGCGCCCGGCACCGGACCAGCAGGGCTTCCACGACCTGCTGGCCGCGGCGGGGGACTGCTTCACCCGCGCCGTCGCCCACGCCGTGCTCGCCGCGACCTCGGTGCGCACCCCCGCGGGCGCGTGGCCGGGCTACCGCGACGCCTTCCCATCGGCGTTCACGTCCGAAAGGTGA
- a CDS encoding helix-turn-helix domain-containing protein, with the protein MRDPHSPTLRLRRLAAELKQGRENAKFTVSQAGQALGWTASKISKIETTETKRILAADLDRLMDLYKIRDPARREAMQALARDAKERGWWSKYREIFGSQALPDFEAEASVIRTFEGLVIPGLLQTPEYAEALFQGGRYTGPEDIERRVEARMARREILTRFNPVRLRVVLDEAALRRMIGGHGAMLAQLRHLLYMAELPNIDIQLLPFSAGSHAALVAPFSILEFPEHLDPPIVHVDTVTDSVFFEQPGDVERYSVAFGDIQGTAISTSQSARFITDLLRSLESEQ; encoded by the coding sequence ATGCGAGACCCCCACAGCCCCACGCTCCGGCTGCGACGACTGGCCGCTGAACTGAAACAGGGCCGCGAGAACGCGAAATTCACGGTCTCTCAGGCCGGACAGGCTTTGGGCTGGACCGCCTCCAAGATCAGCAAGATCGAGACCACCGAGACCAAGCGGATCTTGGCCGCCGATCTCGACCGGCTGATGGATCTCTACAAGATCCGCGATCCCGCCAGGCGCGAGGCCATGCAGGCGCTGGCCCGCGACGCCAAGGAACGCGGCTGGTGGTCGAAGTACCGGGAGATCTTCGGTTCCCAGGCACTCCCGGACTTCGAAGCCGAAGCGTCGGTGATTCGCACCTTCGAAGGTCTCGTGATTCCCGGACTGCTGCAGACTCCTGAGTACGCCGAAGCCCTGTTCCAGGGCGGCCGGTACACCGGGCCTGAGGACATCGAGCGCCGTGTCGAAGCTCGCATGGCGCGGCGCGAGATCCTCACCCGGTTCAATCCGGTGCGCCTGCGCGTGGTCCTGGACGAAGCCGCGCTGCGCCGCATGATCGGCGGTCACGGGGCCATGCTGGCGCAGCTGCGGCATCTGCTCTACATGGCCGAACTGCCCAACATCGACATCCAGCTCCTCCCCTTCTCGGCCGGGTCCCACGCGGCGCTCGTAGCCCCGTTCAGCATCCTGGAGTTCCCCGAGCATCTGGATCCGCCGATCGTCCATGTCGATACCGTCACCGATTCAGTATTCTTCGAACAGCCCGGAGACGTTGAGCGCTATAGCGTGGCATTCGGCGACATCCAGGGCACGGCCATCAGCACCTCGCAGAGCGCCCGGTTCATCACCGACCTGCTCAGATCCCTGGAGAGCGAACAATGA
- a CDS encoding type II toxin-antitoxin system VapC family toxin: MGRRLILDTNGLIAYERGTIDRSTLDSDELAIASITVAEYRVGIELADSAARAAERARALAAITSVVEVLDYTEATAAHHAGLIAHVRRAGTPRGAHDLIIAAHAAQTGRTVISRDAKARFADLPGVQAEDA; this comes from the coding sequence GTGGGCCGACGCCTGATCCTGGACACCAATGGCCTGATCGCTTATGAACGCGGCACCATCGACAGGTCGACGCTGGATTCCGATGAACTCGCCATCGCTTCGATCACCGTCGCGGAGTACCGGGTCGGCATTGAACTCGCCGATTCGGCGGCGCGTGCGGCTGAACGCGCCCGGGCTCTCGCCGCGATCACCTCGGTGGTCGAGGTCCTCGACTACACCGAAGCCACTGCGGCCCACCATGCCGGTCTGATCGCCCATGTCCGTCGTGCTGGGACACCTCGTGGTGCGCATGACCTGATCATCGCGGCACACGCCGCGCAGACCGGCCGAACCGTCATCAGCCGCGACGCCAAGGCCCGCTTCGCCGATCTTCCGGGTGTGCAGGCGGAGGATGCCTGA
- a CDS encoding 2-hydroxy-3-oxopropionate reductase has translation MTTIGFIGLGVMGAPMAANLVAAGYDVVGFNRSPAKVEALVAAGGRGAGSVAEAVVGADVVITVLPDSPDVEEVVLGDDGVLANAEPGALLIDMSTIRPDVARRLAEAGAERDGGGVRVLDAPVSGGEQGAIDGVLSVMVGGEAADFDAARPVFDVVGGTVVHVGPAGAGQTVKAANQLIVAGTLELVSESLVFLDAHGVDLESAVRVLSGGLAGSAVLEKKAPGMLARDFTPGFRVDLHHKDLGIAAAAAREAGVATPVGALVASLLGSLRAQGHGSLDHTALLLQTELLSGRRRPEAEGGSKGEKAD, from the coding sequence ATGACGACCATCGGATTCATCGGACTCGGCGTGATGGGCGCGCCGATGGCCGCCAACCTCGTCGCCGCGGGGTACGACGTCGTCGGCTTCAACCGCAGCCCCGCCAAGGTCGAGGCGCTGGTGGCGGCCGGAGGGCGCGGGGCCGGATCGGTCGCCGAGGCGGTCGTCGGCGCAGACGTCGTCATCACCGTGCTGCCGGACTCGCCCGACGTCGAGGAGGTCGTCCTCGGCGACGACGGGGTGCTCGCCAACGCCGAGCCCGGCGCGCTGCTCATCGACATGAGCACGATCCGGCCCGACGTGGCGCGGCGGCTCGCCGAGGCCGGGGCCGAGCGGGACGGCGGCGGGGTGCGGGTGCTGGACGCCCCGGTCAGCGGCGGCGAGCAGGGGGCGATCGACGGCGTCCTGTCCGTCATGGTCGGGGGAGAGGCCGCCGACTTCGACGCCGCGCGGCCGGTATTCGACGTGGTCGGCGGCACGGTCGTGCACGTCGGCCCGGCCGGGGCCGGCCAGACCGTCAAGGCGGCCAACCAGTTGATCGTCGCGGGCACGCTCGAACTGGTCTCGGAGTCCCTGGTCTTCCTGGACGCGCACGGCGTCGACCTGGAGTCCGCCGTGCGGGTGCTCAGCGGGGGTCTCGCGGGCAGCGCCGTACTGGAGAAGAAGGCGCCGGGGATGCTCGCCCGGGACTTCACCCCCGGGTTCCGGGTCGACCTGCACCACAAGGACCTGGGGATCGCCGCGGCGGCCGCCAGGGAGGCGGGCGTCGCCACCCCGGTCGGCGCCCTGGTGGCCAGCCTGCTCGGCTCCCTGCGCGCCCAGGGCCACGGCTCCCTCGACCACACGGCCCTGCTCCTGCAGACCGAACTGCTCTCCGGCAGGCGGCGGCCGGAGGCCGAGGGCGGGTCGAAGGGCGAGAAGGCCGACTAG
- a CDS encoding aldehyde dehydrogenase family protein, giving the protein MTSPTQHRPLLADPPFPGGLPIGARWVDPRRTETVRFPYDGSPVAEAPVGSTEHAAAAMRAAAAVAGEVAELPSRVRRDVLARTRGALAERRADVERLLVLETGKPLVDCRVEVERTLVTLEAAAEEVARLHGETVPLDLLPSGDGMFGFWVRRPVGVVVGIAGFNYPLLLAAHKIAPAIAAGCPVVCKPAPQAPLATLWLVHLVREAAARAGAPAAAVQLVTGDADVGSALVTDPGAAAVSFTGSAAVGHAIARAAAPRKTLLELGSNAALCVAPDADLDAAVAAVVKGGFYASGQACISVQRVLVTEPVAEEFLDRLLAAVGEVAVGDPREEGTRVSALIDERSTERVLEWVRAAAAAGARVAAGGGRVGTAVAPTVLTGVPDGVAAWDEEVFGPVVCVRTVPDVEAAFDAVNASRYGLHASVFTRSMATAFAAVRRLEVGGVVVNEVPGFRSDTMPYGGVKDSGIGREGPRFAVEELTVTRMAVIRPE; this is encoded by the coding sequence ATGACATCGCCGACGCAGCACCGCCCGCTCCTCGCCGACCCGCCGTTCCCCGGCGGACTGCCCATCGGTGCGCGCTGGGTGGACCCGCGGCGCACCGAGACGGTGCGCTTCCCCTACGACGGCTCGCCGGTGGCCGAGGCCCCGGTGGGCTCGACCGAGCACGCCGCCGCGGCGATGCGGGCCGCCGCCGCGGTCGCTGGAGAGGTCGCGGAGCTGCCCTCGCGCGTGCGCCGCGACGTGCTCGCGCGCACCCGCGGCGCGCTGGCCGAGCGGCGCGCCGACGTCGAGCGGCTGCTGGTGCTGGAGACCGGCAAGCCGCTGGTGGACTGCCGGGTCGAGGTGGAGCGGACGCTGGTCACGCTGGAGGCCGCGGCCGAGGAGGTGGCCCGGCTGCACGGCGAGACCGTGCCGCTGGACCTGCTCCCCTCGGGCGACGGCATGTTCGGCTTCTGGGTGCGCAGGCCCGTCGGCGTCGTCGTGGGCATCGCCGGCTTCAACTACCCGCTGCTGCTGGCCGCCCACAAGATCGCCCCGGCGATCGCGGCCGGCTGCCCGGTGGTGTGCAAGCCCGCCCCGCAGGCCCCGCTGGCCACGCTGTGGCTGGTGCACCTGGTCCGCGAGGCCGCTGCGCGGGCCGGAGCCCCCGCGGCGGCGGTGCAACTGGTCACCGGCGACGCCGACGTCGGCTCGGCGCTGGTGACCGACCCCGGGGCCGCGGCGGTGTCCTTCACCGGCTCGGCCGCCGTCGGCCACGCGATCGCCCGCGCCGCCGCGCCGCGCAAGACGCTGCTGGAGCTCGGCTCCAACGCGGCGCTGTGCGTCGCCCCCGACGCCGATCTCGACGCCGCCGTGGCGGCGGTCGTCAAGGGCGGCTTCTACGCCTCGGGCCAGGCGTGCATCTCGGTGCAGCGGGTGCTGGTCACCGAACCCGTGGCCGAGGAGTTCCTGGACCGGCTGCTGGCCGCCGTCGGCGAGGTGGCCGTCGGCGACCCGCGCGAGGAGGGCACCCGGGTCTCGGCCCTCATCGACGAGCGCTCCACCGAGCGCGTGCTGGAGTGGGTGCGCGCGGCCGCGGCGGCGGGTGCGCGCGTGGCCGCGGGCGGCGGGCGCGTCGGCACCGCCGTCGCCCCCACCGTCCTGACCGGCGTGCCCGACGGCGTCGCGGCCTGGGACGAGGAGGTCTTCGGCCCCGTGGTGTGCGTGCGCACCGTCCCCGACGTCGAGGCCGCCTTCGACGCGGTCAACGCCTCCCGCTACGGCCTGCACGCCAGCGTCTTCACCCGTTCGATGGCGACGGCGTTCGCCGCCGTACGCCGTCTGGAGGTGGGCGGCGTGGTCGTCAACGAGGTGCCGGGGTTCCGCTCCGACACGATGCCCTACGGCGGCGTCAAGGACTCCGGCATCGGCCGCGAGGGCCCGCGGTTCGCGGTGGAGGAGCTGACCGTGACCCGCATGGCCGTGATCCGCCCCGAGTAG
- a CDS encoding type II toxin-antitoxin system Phd/YefM family antitoxin, translating into MRTMTATEASRKFSDLLDAIEHGETVTITRGRVPVAEIGPARHRTGADLRAALRDVSPPDDRFAEDVANALTLVTNEERDPWADA; encoded by the coding sequence ATGCGAACCATGACCGCAACAGAGGCATCTCGAAAGTTCTCTGATCTGCTCGATGCCATCGAGCACGGCGAAACTGTGACGATCACTCGCGGCCGAGTCCCCGTGGCCGAGATCGGCCCGGCCCGACACAGAACAGGAGCCGATCTACGGGCGGCTCTGCGTGATGTGTCGCCACCGGACGACCGCTTCGCCGAGGATGTCGCCAACGCCCTCACTCTGGTCACGAACGAGGAGAGGGACCCGTGGGCCGACGCCTGA
- a CDS encoding M20 family metallopeptidase yields MTTAPSRPSRRFPIDAEGVVEFTRRLVRVRSVHDPERGTAEAEAAALVEAKMREFGWEPVVTEVAPGRPNVVAVVEGGGGPGPTLAFEGHTDVVTEGGSAEWSVDPFGGEIRDGRLYGRGAADMKSGVAAMLYAVHALHRAGPFPGRVAVCALVDEEGMMIGAKHFAASRQASGIDGAVICEPEEGEICVVAKGAIRIRTDFTGTMAHGAMPQHGRNPLAAVGRLLVALERYQQELWAEHGAHEHLGRVYLTPTVADAGSAQQINVIPASATVCVDVRTVPGVDHQALVERVARLAREAAEPESVTARTGVVDDRPAVAVDPDSPLVTALAAAHEAVTGEAARYGGVPGATDGTILTRDAGIPTVVYGPGGKWIAHQADEFVEVDDIVRCAHVYAEAAERFLTGGAR; encoded by the coding sequence ATGACCACCGCGCCGTCCCGACCGTCGCGCCGGTTCCCGATCGACGCCGAGGGCGTCGTGGAGTTCACCCGGCGGCTGGTCCGCGTCCGCAGCGTGCACGACCCCGAGCGGGGGACGGCCGAGGCGGAGGCCGCCGCGCTGGTCGAGGCCAAGATGCGCGAGTTCGGCTGGGAGCCGGTCGTCACCGAGGTCGCCCCCGGCCGGCCCAACGTGGTGGCGGTCGTGGAGGGCGGCGGCGGGCCGGGCCCGACCCTGGCCTTCGAGGGCCACACCGACGTCGTCACCGAAGGCGGGTCCGCCGAGTGGAGCGTGGACCCCTTCGGCGGCGAGATCCGCGACGGCCGCCTCTACGGCCGGGGGGCCGCCGACATGAAGTCCGGCGTCGCAGCGATGCTCTACGCCGTGCACGCCCTCCACCGGGCCGGGCCGTTCCCCGGCCGCGTCGCGGTCTGCGCCCTCGTCGACGAGGAGGGCATGATGATCGGCGCCAAGCACTTCGCGGCCTCGCGGCAGGCCTCCGGCATCGACGGCGCGGTCATCTGCGAGCCGGAAGAGGGCGAGATCTGCGTCGTGGCCAAGGGCGCGATCCGGATCCGGACGGACTTCACCGGCACGATGGCGCACGGCGCGATGCCCCAGCACGGCCGCAACCCGCTGGCCGCGGTCGGCCGGCTGCTCGTCGCGCTGGAGCGCTACCAGCAGGAGCTGTGGGCCGAGCACGGCGCGCACGAGCACCTGGGCCGCGTCTACCTCACGCCCACCGTCGCCGACGCCGGGTCGGCGCAGCAGATCAACGTGATTCCGGCGTCGGCCACGGTCTGCGTCGACGTGCGCACGGTCCCCGGCGTCGACCACCAGGCCCTCGTCGAGCGCGTCGCCCGGCTGGCGCGCGAGGCGGCCGAACCGGAGTCGGTGACCGCGCGCACCGGCGTCGTCGACGACCGGCCCGCCGTCGCGGTGGACCCGGACTCCCCGCTGGTCACCGCGCTGGCCGCGGCGCACGAGGCGGTCACCGGCGAGGCCGCGCGCTACGGCGGCGTGCCCGGCGCGACCGACGGCACCATCCTGACCCGCGACGCCGGCATCCCGACCGTCGTCTACGGCCCCGGCGGCAAGTGGATCGCCCACCAGGCCGACGAGTTCGTCGAGGTCGACGACATCGTGCGCTGCGCGCACGTCTACGCCGAGGCCGCCGAGCGCTTCCTCACCGGGGGCGCCCGATGA
- a CDS encoding DUF397 domain-containing protein yields MIDELVFRKSSYSGQAPNCVEVAGLPSGAAVRDSKHPVLGHLAFPVTEWDAFLTAARSGLL; encoded by the coding sequence ATGATCGACGAGTTGGTTTTCCGCAAGAGCAGCTACAGCGGACAGGCTCCCAACTGCGTCGAGGTCGCCGGCCTCCCCTCCGGGGCGGCGGTGCGCGACTCCAAGCACCCCGTTCTCGGCCATCTCGCCTTTCCCGTCACCGAGTGGGACGCCTTCCTCACCGCCGCCCGCTCCGGTCTGCTCTAA
- a CDS encoding molybdopterin oxidoreductase family protein, producing MNDRIADPWGPRTPYGPSAPGADDAVWPERVDTLLEEGVAEDDVEAWTRAASILHSNGDAMDIAARGGRIVGVRGRADDRVNRGRLGPKDLYGWQANRSADRLTAPLIRKGGELVETDWDTAMERIVAHSKELLSQPGGWGRFGFYTSGQLFSEEYYTLGVIGKAGIGTPHMDGNTRLCTATAAATLKASFGTDGQPGSYTDVDHCDAIALWGHNVAETQTVLWARMLDRRRGPNPPRMLVVDPRRTPAAKEADLHLAVRNGTNQALMNALLHLVIADGRYDERYVREHTIGFERLRTTVADHPPERAAEICGVPESQIREAAELLGTSRRLLSTVLQGFYQSNQATAAGCQVNNLHLIRGMIGRPGAGVLQMNGQPTAQNTRETGADGDLPGLRNWENPDHIRELAELWNVDPMTIPHWAAPTHAMQIFRYAEQGSVKLLWISATNPAVSLPDLPRIRRILAKAGLMVVVQDLYLTETARFADVVLPAATWGEKLGTFTNADRTLHLCDKAVEPPGQARSDLDIFLDYARRMDLRNASGGPLITWHDPESAFEAWKECSRGRPCDQTGITYARLRSEGGIQWPCTDPSEPGAERLYSDGRFNTDPEYCETYGHDLTTGAVDSAEDYRAKEPHGRAFLHAEPYRPGPELTGPQYPLLLTTGRTVYHFHTRTKTGRTPQLREAAPDAWLEISAEDAEELGVIEGDPVWVESERGSVLVRARVSGIRKGVVFMPFHYGYWDHGTAGPDGGRPRAANELTVTSWDPVSKQPHFKVAAVRVTKATQTHGGDIFESDFGTARGGSPVLAGPAAGGTTDVEED from the coding sequence ATGAACGACCGGATCGCCGACCCGTGGGGGCCGCGCACCCCCTACGGCCCGTCCGCGCCGGGCGCCGACGACGCCGTCTGGCCGGAGCGGGTGGACACCCTCCTTGAGGAGGGCGTCGCAGAGGACGACGTGGAGGCCTGGACCCGGGCGGCCTCCATCCTGCACTCCAACGGCGACGCGATGGACATCGCCGCCAGGGGCGGGCGCATCGTCGGTGTGCGGGGCCGCGCCGACGACCGCGTCAACCGCGGCCGGCTGGGCCCCAAGGACCTGTACGGCTGGCAGGCCAACCGCAGCGCCGACCGGCTGACCGCCCCCCTGATCCGCAAGGGCGGCGAGCTGGTCGAGACCGACTGGGACACCGCGATGGAGCGCATCGTCGCGCACTCCAAAGAGCTGCTCTCGCAGCCCGGAGGCTGGGGCCGGTTCGGCTTCTACACCAGCGGCCAGTTGTTCTCGGAGGAGTACTACACGCTCGGCGTGATCGGCAAGGCCGGCATCGGCACGCCGCACATGGACGGCAACACCCGGCTGTGCACCGCGACCGCCGCCGCCACGCTCAAGGCGAGCTTCGGCACCGACGGCCAGCCCGGCTCCTACACCGACGTCGACCACTGCGACGCCATCGCCCTGTGGGGCCACAACGTCGCCGAGACCCAGACGGTGCTGTGGGCGCGCATGCTCGACCGCAGGCGCGGCCCCAACCCGCCCAGGATGCTCGTGGTGGACCCGCGGCGCACCCCCGCGGCCAAGGAGGCCGACCTGCACCTGGCCGTGCGCAACGGCACCAACCAGGCCCTGATGAACGCGCTGCTGCACCTGGTCATCGCCGACGGCCGCTACGACGAGCGCTACGTCCGCGAGCACACGATCGGCTTCGAGCGGTTGCGCACGACCGTCGCCGACCACCCGCCCGAGCGCGCCGCCGAGATCTGCGGGGTGCCCGAGAGCCAGATCCGCGAGGCCGCCGAGCTCCTCGGCACCTCCCGCCGCCTGCTGTCCACCGTGCTCCAGGGCTTCTACCAGTCCAACCAGGCCACGGCCGCCGGATGCCAGGTCAACAACCTGCACCTGATCCGGGGGATGATCGGTCGGCCCGGCGCGGGCGTGCTGCAGATGAACGGCCAGCCCACCGCGCAGAACACCCGCGAGACCGGTGCCGACGGCGACCTGCCGGGCCTGCGCAACTGGGAGAACCCCGACCACATCCGGGAACTGGCCGAGCTGTGGAACGTCGACCCGATGACCATCCCGCACTGGGCCGCCCCCACCCACGCCATGCAGATCTTCCGCTACGCCGAGCAGGGCTCCGTCAAGCTGCTGTGGATCTCGGCGACCAACCCGGCGGTGTCCCTGCCCGACCTGCCGCGCATCCGCCGCATCCTGGCCAAGGCCGGCCTGATGGTGGTGGTCCAGGACCTCTACCTGACCGAGACCGCGCGCTTCGCCGACGTGGTGCTGCCCGCGGCGACCTGGGGCGAGAAACTCGGGACGTTCACCAACGCCGACCGCACGCTGCACCTGTGCGACAAGGCCGTGGAACCGCCCGGCCAGGCGCGTTCCGACCTCGACATCTTCCTGGACTACGCCCGGCGCATGGACCTGCGCAACGCCTCCGGCGGCCCGCTCATCACCTGGCACGATCCGGAGTCGGCGTTCGAGGCGTGGAAGGAGTGCTCCCGGGGGCGCCCCTGCGACCAGACCGGCATCACCTACGCTCGGCTGCGCAGCGAGGGCGGCATCCAGTGGCCCTGCACCGACCCCTCCGAGCCCGGGGCCGAGCGCCTCTACTCCGACGGCCGCTTCAACACCGACCCCGAGTACTGCGAGACCTACGGCCACGACCTCACCACGGGGGCGGTCGACAGCGCCGAGGACTACCGGGCCAAGGAGCCCCACGGCCGCGCCTTCCTGCACGCCGAGCCCTACCGGCCGGGCCCGGAGCTGACCGGGCCGCAGTACCCGCTGCTGCTGACCACCGGGCGCACCGTCTACCACTTCCACACCAGGACCAAGACCGGCAGGACGCCGCAGTTGCGCGAGGCCGCTCCCGATGCATGGCTGGAGATCTCCGCCGAGGACGCCGAGGAGCTGGGCGTGATCGAGGGCGATCCGGTGTGGGTGGAGTCCGAGCGCGGCTCGGTCCTGGTCCGGGCCCGGGTGTCGGGAATCAGGAAGGGCGTGGTGTTCATGCCCTTCCACTACGGCTACTGGGACCACGGCACCGCGGGTCCGGACGGCGGCAGGCCGCGCGCAGCCAACGAGCTGACGGTGACGAGCTGGGACCCGGTCTCCAAGCAGCCGCACTTCAAGGTCGCCGCCGTGCGGGTGACCAAGGCGACGCAGACCCACGGCGGGGACATCTTCGAGTCGGACTTCGGCACCGCCCGGGGCGGGTCGCCGGTGCTCGCCGGACCCGCAGCGGGTGGGACCACCGACGTCGAGGAGGACTGA
- a CDS encoding SDR family NAD(P)-dependent oxidoreductase: MDYARLFRLDGRRAVVVGAGSGIGRESALALGAHGAEVVCADRDEAAAAGTAAEIERGWALGLDVLDAGAVERAARDLGDVDALVFTAATNVRKRLLDYTPEEFDRVTGLNLRASFDLVRAFGAPMVRRGRGSIIGFSSIRAFSVEPGQGVYAATKAGLIQLLRTAAAEFGPSGVRVNAVAPGVAETPLTAQIKNDPAWYDAYAGKTALGRWAGAEELAGAVVYLASDAASYVTGSVLTVDGGWTAVDGRYDPPGAGC, encoded by the coding sequence ATGGACTACGCGCGGCTGTTCCGGCTGGACGGCAGGAGGGCCGTCGTGGTCGGCGCGGGCAGCGGCATCGGCAGGGAGTCGGCGCTGGCGCTGGGCGCCCACGGCGCCGAGGTGGTGTGCGCCGACCGCGACGAGGCCGCCGCGGCCGGTACCGCCGCCGAGATCGAGCGCGGCTGGGCCCTGGGCCTGGACGTGCTGGACGCCGGCGCCGTCGAACGGGCCGCCCGCGACCTCGGCGACGTCGACGCCCTGGTGTTCACCGCGGCCACCAACGTGCGCAAGCGGCTGCTGGACTACACCCCCGAGGAGTTCGACCGGGTCACCGGGCTCAACCTGCGGGCCTCCTTCGACCTGGTCCGCGCCTTCGGCGCCCCCATGGTGCGCCGGGGCCGCGGCAGCATCATCGGCTTCTCCTCCATCCGCGCCTTCAGCGTCGAACCGGGCCAGGGCGTCTACGCGGCGACCAAGGCCGGTCTGATCCAGCTCCTGCGCACCGCCGCGGCGGAGTTCGGGCCCTCGGGGGTGCGGGTGAACGCCGTCGCCCCCGGCGTGGCGGAGACCCCGCTCACCGCCCAGATCAAGAACGACCCGGCCTGGTACGACGCCTACGCGGGCAAGACCGCGCTGGGCCGCTGGGCCGGGGCCGAGGAGCTGGCCGGCGCGGTGGTCTATCTGGCCTCCGACGCCGCGAGCTACGTCACCGGGTCGGTGCTCACCGTCGACGGCGGCTGGACCGCCGTGGACGGCCGCTACGACCCGCCCGGAGCCGGCTGCTGA